CCCCTTACGCGAATCGCATTGGCATGTGCCTTGAGCCCTTCGGCTTCTGCCAAACGGATAATATCATCACTTACATCAGCAAGTGCTTCTTTTGTATAAGCAATGATGCTTGTTTTTTTCATAAATGTTTCTACGTTCAGCGCAGAGTAAAAACGTGCCGTTCCGCCTGTCGGAAGAACATGGTTCGTACCTGCCAGATAATCGCCGAGCGGTTCGGACGAATACGCACCAAGGAAGATAGCACCCGCATTTTTGAGAAGCGGAAGCATCATAAACGGATCTTTCATCAAGACTTCCAAGTGCTCGGGCGCAGAGATATTAGCAAGCTGTGCCGCTTCTTCTTTATCTCTCGCAATGACGATCATGCCGTTTTTCTCAAGCGATGCGCGCGCGATCTCTTGCCGCGGAAGCAATGCCAGCTGTTTCTCAAGCTCTGCCTTGATCTGCGGTACGAGTGCTTCACTCGTCGTGATAACGATGCTCGATGCCAACACATCATGTTCGGCCTGACTGAGCATATCTGCCGCAACATACGCAGGGTCGGCAGTTTCATCGGCAAGGATCAATATCTCGCTCGGACCTGCCAGCATATCGATATCACAATGGCCGTAGACGGCTTTTTTCGCAAGCGTTACAAAAATATTACCCGGGCCTGTAATTTTATCTACCTTCGGTACCGTTTCCGTACCGAATGCAAGTGCGCCGATAGCCTGTGCACCACCGAGTTTGAACACACGCGTAACACCTGCCAGCCGTGCCGCTACAAGAACATACTCGTTGACACTGCCGTCACGGGCGGGCGGAACGACCATAACGATCTCCGATACGCCTGCAACCTTCGCAGGAACGGCATTCATCACAACGGACGACGGATACGATGCCGTACCGCCCGGTACATAGATCCCGACGCGCTCGATCGGCAGACAATTCTGTCCAAGCATTGCACCTTTTTCACGATACGTTATCCACGATTTCGGCAGCTGCTCTTCGTGAAAACTACGTACATTTGCGATCGCTTTTTTGATCGACTGCACAACGAGCGGGTCTGCTTTCGCAAATGCCGCTTCATATTCTGCTTCACTGACTTCCATCGACTCAGGTGTAAGTTCTGCCCCGTCGATCAGTTTCGTATAACGG
This genomic window from Selenomonadales bacterium contains:
- the hisD gene encoding histidinol dehydrogenase; its protein translation is MRIVEANSITRDEMRRLLEKPAFDEVVLGEGAQAKVEATFGRRLTAEEVVNEIITAIRKEGNEAVFRYTKLIDGAELTPESMEVSEAEYEAAFAKADPLVVQSIKKAIANVRSFHEEQLPKSWITYREKGAMLGQNCLPIERVGIYVPGGTASYPSSVVMNAVPAKVAGVSEIVMVVPPARDGSVNEYVLVAARLAGVTRVFKLGGAQAIGALAFGTETVPKVDKITGPGNIFVTLAKKAVYGHCDIDMLAGPSEILILADETADPAYVAADMLSQAEHDVLASSIVITTSEALVPQIKAELEKQLALLPRQEIARASLEKNGMIVIARDKEEAAQLANISAPEHLEVLMKDPFMMLPLLKNAGAIFLGAYSSEPLGDYLAGTNHVLPTGGTARFYSALNVETFMKKTSIIAYTKEALADVSDDIIRLAEAEGLKAHANAIRVRGER